A genomic segment from Streptomyces sp. NBC_00237 encodes:
- a CDS encoding peptidoglycan-binding protein: MARWKTLPPQLGERDRQLVAQLRRLKDHSGLSLAALETRTSSSRSSWERYLNGRTPPSREAVGELARVCGSDPTRLLVLYDVAARDRGARAEENGQDRARQHPDEEPEPARTSHGRTPRPAVLASAGCALLVAFAAGYAVASATGAGTTPQDPAAYAYQEDRTYSCGTGRKDGGRYAGHGVTRETLLTPDASGRDVVEAQCLLRAHGVDPGVVDGLYGPAVTDAVRAFQKRRGLVPDGLVGENTWRELRR; the protein is encoded by the coding sequence ATGGCGCGGTGGAAGACGCTGCCGCCCCAGCTGGGCGAGCGCGACCGTCAACTGGTCGCCCAGCTGCGGAGGCTGAAGGACCACAGCGGCCTCAGTCTGGCCGCACTGGAGACGAGGACAAGCAGCAGCCGCTCTTCCTGGGAGCGCTATCTCAACGGCCGCACTCCGCCGTCGAGAGAGGCCGTCGGGGAACTGGCCCGGGTCTGCGGAAGCGACCCCACCCGCCTCCTCGTCCTGTACGACGTCGCCGCGCGCGACCGCGGGGCCCGCGCGGAGGAGAACGGCCAGGACCGGGCACGGCAGCACCCGGACGAGGAACCGGAGCCCGCGCGGACGTCACACGGCCGCACCCCGCGCCCCGCCGTCCTCGCCTCCGCCGGATGCGCGCTCCTGGTGGCCTTCGCCGCCGGGTACGCCGTCGCCTCGGCGACCGGGGCCGGGACGACGCCGCAGGACCCGGCCGCGTACGCGTACCAGGAGGACAGGACGTACTCCTGCGGCACCGGACGCAAGGACGGCGGGCGGTACGCGGGGCACGGCGTCACCCGGGAGACCCTGCTGACGCCGGACGCGAGCGGCCGGGACGTCGTCGAGGCGCAGTGCCTGCTGCGCGCGCACGGCGTGGACCCGGGGGTCGTCGACGGACTGTACGGCCCGGCCGTGACGGACGCCGTCCGCGCCTTCCAGAAGCGGCGCGGGCTGGTGCCCGACGGTCTGGTCGGCGAGAACACCTGGCGGGAGCTGCGCCGATGA